A DNA window from Brachionichthys hirsutus isolate HB-005 chromosome 10, CSIRO-AGI_Bhir_v1, whole genome shotgun sequence contains the following coding sequences:
- the aspa gene encoding aspartoacylase translates to MSAHTDVVRVSEARRVAVFGGTHGNEMSGVTLVNLWVENSAEIQRRGVETKAFIANPKAVERRARYVDTDLNRAFSPENLSAPGGDDLPYEVRRAQEINRIFGPKGSPDAYDVIFDLHNTTANMGCTLLLENSEDHFNLQMMNYIKKAIAPASCLVLLNEHPVLKYASSRSVAKHSIGLEVGPQPQGVLRSNIFESMRAILKHALDFIELFNDGVEFSPCTVEAFSFSERIDYPRDANGNIVAMVHPNLQDCDWEPLNPGDPMFQTFEGKTISYQGPGTVYPTFINEAAYYEKRQAFVTTRRKTLVASAIRRA, encoded by the exons ATGTCTGCGCACACCGACGTCGTGCGCGTCAGCGAGGCCAGGCGAGTGGCGGTTTTCGGGGGGACCCACGGGAACGAGATGTCAGGCGTGACGCTCGTGAACCTGTGGGTGGAAAACAGCGCCGAGATCCAGAGGAGAGGGGTCGAGACCAAAGCGTTCATCGCCAACCCGAAGGCTGTGGAGAGGCGCGCCAGATACGTGGACACGGACCTGAACCGAGCGTTCTCCCCGGAGAACCTCAG TGCCCCGGGAGGAGACGACCTGCCCTACGAGGTGCGGCGAGCCCAGGAGATCAACAGGATATTCGGGCCCAAAGGAAGCCCGGACGCCTACGACGTGATCTTCGACCTCCACAACACGACGGCCAACATGGGCTGCACGCTGCTTCTGGAGAACTCCGAGGATCACTTTAATCTGCAGATGATGAACTACATCAAG AAAGCCATCGCTCCGGCCAGTTGTCTCGTTCTGCTCAACGAACACCCCGTTTTGAAATATGCCTCTTCGCGCTCCGTTGCCAAGCACTCCATCG GTCTGGAAGTGGGTCCTCAGCCTCAAGGGGTTTTGAGGAGCAACATCTTTGAGTCGATGAGGGCAATACTGAAGCATGCCCTGGACTTCATCGAGCTGTTTAATGACG GCGTGGAGTTTTCGCCCTGCACGGTGGAAGCGTTCTCTTTTTCCGAGCGTATCGACTACCCCAGAGATGCCAATGGAAACATCGTTGCGATGGTGCACCCTAACCTGCAG GACTGCGACTGGGAACCGCTGAACCCGGGTGACCCAATGTTCCAAACGTTTGAGGGAAAGACCATCTCCTACCAAGGCCCGGGGACAGTCTATCCCACTTTTATAAACGAGGCCGCCTATTATGAAAAACGACAGGCTTTTGTAACGACCAGGCGGAAAACCCTGGTGGCGAGCGCCATCAGAAGAGCATGA